CAAAATTTCTGAGAAAACACAAAAATCAGATCAGATTtgactggtcacatacacatggttagcagatgttattgtgagtgtagcgaaatgcttgtgcttctagtttccaCAAcatatacctaatacacacaaatctaagtaaaggaatggaataagaatatttaaatatatggatgagcaatgacagagcagcataggctaagatgtgatagatagtatagaatacagtatatacacatatgagatgagtaatgcaagatatgtaaacattattaaagtgactagtgttccatctattgaagtggccaatgatttcaagtctgtatgtaggcagcagcctctctgtgctagtgatggctgtttaacagtctgatggacttgagattgaaaaacagcttctctctcggtcccagctttgatgcacctgtactgacctcgccttctggatgatagcggggtgaacaggcagtggctcgggtggttgttgtccttgatgatctttttggccttcctgtgacatcgtgtgctgttggtgtcctggagggcaggtagtttgcccccggtgatgcgttgtgcagaccgcaccaccctctggagaacccTGCGGTTGTGGGTGATGCAGTTGCCGTATCAGTCGGTGATACAGCAtgacaagatgctctcaattgtgcagctgtaaaagtttgtgagggttttaagtgacaagccaaatttcttcagcctcctgaactTAACatttccactgctgtcccgtcgatgtggatatgggggtgttccctctgctgtttcctgaactcCACGATCTCCTTTGTTGAAGTTATttttctgacaccacactccgagagccctcacctcctccctgtagactgtctcgtTGTTGGTAAtaaagcctactactgttgtatcttctgcaaacttgatgattaagcTGGAGGCATgaatggccatgcagtcatgggtgaacagggagtacaggagggggctgagcacgcacccttgtggggccgcagtgttgaggatcagcaaagcggagatgttgtttcctaccttcaccacctgtgggtggcctgtcaggaagtccaggacaaaactgcacagggtggggttgagacccagggcatcaagcttaatgatgagcttggagggtattatggtgttgaatgctgagatgtagtcaatgaCCAGCATTCTTTcataagtattcctcttgtccagatgggataggggagTGTGCAGgcaattgcattgtctgtggacctattggggcggtaagcaaattgaagtgggtctaggtgaagtgacaggtaaggtggaggtgatatgatccttgattcgtctctcaaagcacttcatgatgacagaagtgagtgctacggtgcgattgtcatttagttcagttatctttgctttATTATTTTATTCCTCGACTTTTGTAATCATTTGATACAATAGAACACAAATTCCTAAAACATTCGTTGTACACTTTTGGTTTTGGGCCTATCTTTTTCTCTGTTATCAATATGTTTTATAAAGATAATATTTCTAATATGATTAATCGTAACACATCTAAAATATTTCATATTCACCATAGTGCACTCCAGGGTTGCCCTGTTTCAGCTTTCTTATTCCTTTTAGTTGCATTTTAAACAACCCTGGATTAAAAGGTATTTCAATATTTGACaaaaaactacaaaaatctcAGTTAGCAGATGGTACAGCTCTGTTTCTAAAAGACAAGGATCAAGTTGCTATTAAACTTATTATCTAATCATTCTCTTCAGCTTCTGGTCTGGAACTTAATTTAAATAAATGATAAAGTGTCCATATGTAACTCAAATTACCAATCTATTGAGAATATTCCAGTGAAAGACTGAAATATTTAGGGGAGCACATGGCGAAAAACCATATTGTCCGTCAGCATCTCAATTTCATTCAAGAGATTaaagacaacaaaaaaatccatctTTAATAACTGGCTCCAGCTTGACCTCTATTGGAAgggttttattgtccaaagagGGTCTGTCACGTTGTCTTCCCTGCTCTATCCCTATTTGTAGCTGATCAAACCAGCCTGATAAACAAAACTTTCATAGACAATATATAGAAAAATAAACAAATTTAAGAAATCAATCATATCAAACAAAAGACCTGATGGTGGGCTTGAAGTACTAGATTGAATTGATATCAACAATACCTTTTAAGTaaactacatttaaaaaagatGCATGCTTAGCTCTGAATCTATAGGGATACTTCATTCCCTGTCATATTTTTATGAAAATGTCTGGTCTTCAATTTTTGTGGAAGTGCAACTACTCTCCAGCAAAATAACCCATCAAACTGTCCAAATTTCATGAACAAGCCCTTTTAGCCTGAAAGTATGTTATATCCACAGCTTATCCCCACACAAAACACTTCTGTGGAACAACAAAGGTATTGTTGTTAAAAAACAAGTATTTGTTCTTCCCGAAGTGGTTTGAAATAAATATTATATTTGTGCTTGATTTATTTGAAAAAGAAGGAAATATACTCTCTTATAGAAAGTTCTTGGAAACATATATACATTATAAAGAATTGAATTCTATATGCAAAGAAATACCTTCAGGATTTACTCAATTAATTAAATATCATTTGTCTTTTGGAGAACATGTCACGATTGATGCACAACTTGTTAGAAGGTTTCCCCCTGCTGGACAACAAATGTAATAATACATTCTTAAGATAACTTTTTAACTCCAAGAACAAGATCTCTCCTAGAGGGAAATTCTTCTGAAATGCATAGATTACTGAAATTGAATGGAAGAAGGTTTGGTTTCTCCCTCACAAATTTTGTATATAAAATAAAGTaaaagaaattcactttaaaATCTTGCACAAAATATACCCTTGCAATATGCATGGCTTTAGAGGACATATGTCTTTTCTGTGATAAAGGGGAAACCATTAAACACATTTTTATGAGTGTGACTCTGAAGTTGTTTTGGAGCAAGTAATTACATTATTTATTTCATTAATAAGACCCATGTATTTACAATGAAATACGTAATACATTATTATTCAAATAAAAACAAAACTACTGAATTAGTCGTTAATTTCTTCATTATCGGGTAAATTTTACAtccacaaaaaaataataataatatgttcCCAAATGCAATACATTTTTACTTTGTATTctatttttttaactttagtcATTTTATGTTTCTTTAgagaaaatatacatatatatatagttatGTTCTTTTTTTGTTATTGTAATTCGaaatgtaataataaatacattttcaatCATGACTTAGATACATTATGATTACATAATCCCCCGACCATTGCAGCTGAACTCATTATCCCGAGCCAAGCTTTGCAAATTATTTACTTTACAATATGATATTTTAGATGGCTATTTCTCTGGACAGTTTtagcatcatcatcatctcaaCATCACTTAGCATCAACCAACCTCAAACATGATCGGCCTCAATATCCTACACTAACAGAACTGTAAGAGAACTGTCCTGATCCAACATGCTCCAAGACAATCACTCTTCTTGTCCACCCGCACACAGCGGTCATTCTTCCCGCCTGTAGTTTACATATTTAGTGATTTCAGCCCTCATCACGTGCTGGCATAAATCCAACCGTCCACCCTATCCCTGCCCCTTGCACTAAAATAACTCTTTGTTTGTCTCTTCAGCTCCGTGTTCATTGGACTACATGTCGCCAGCAGACCCTTCTAAAACAACAACAACGGTTGTTCAATGGAACAGAAACGTTTGCATATGTCCTGGCCAAAGTTATGCTATACTACAAATCAATTGAGGGTAGAGAAGAGGGTTCCAATGCCTTCACTGTCTTAGAAACACTTGAAAGGCTTAATACTTTATTACTTTTTATGAGCATGTATGAGAATTTAGAATGTCTTATAATGTTCTTAAAAAAAGGCTTAAAACAGACAGGTAGGCTATAACGCATGTGATATAGTAATATCAATCTATTGTAAGACTTGTATTACAAGGTGGTGTGCATAGATAGGCTACCCATACAACTGTCAGCCACAAGGTGACATTTTCTAGACAAGATGCCCCCTGATGATAAAAAGGGACTCGGGAGCTGACCGTTTGAGGAGGTACTGTATCAACATGAAACGATACCGGAGATATGGGATCAGGGCATTGTTGTCAAAGCACCATCAAGACATGTGGCACGCACCACAACCAATGATACAGCGGCAAAGGAATATTCTAGAAAGAAAGTGCACGCATTGTCCACATTGCCAAGGAGGGTGTGTAGCCTCGTAGTACTGAGCAAAATGTGTGGTTGAATTCGTCAAAAAGAATAGTCTTTGACCCTGACCTAGTAGCCTACATTAATTTACATTCCATGCATTCTGGGTTCAATAAAATAGTGAATTAAGTGCTCGACCTGCTTTTTCTTTTCTCCATCGCTTGTCCATTCTCTGCTTTTTTAGCACCCATTACCGCATTCTCCAGGCTACAATTTAAAACGGGCGGTCATAACAAAAATGCACACTCACCATTCCCATTACGTTATAATGTAGCTACTGACTACATCAATCCACAAGTTGAGGATTTGACTGTGAGTCTGCTTCTCTAGCGACAGTAGATATGTGTCTCTTCCTGCGTCAGTCCTTCCGATGTAGCGACAATTCGTATTTTGTCCTCCCGTATGCTCTGTTTTCGAGCAGTTAAGTGTAATAGCACACAGGTGACTGAATAGGACAAGGTAACTAGGCTTTATAAGCATCGACTCCGCTTCTTCCTCCTATGCCACGCCCTACACGTGTAATACACGTGTGACGTTTCGGATGGCTTCGGTCGCAACACGCCCATTGGTTATTGTTCTAATTTTAAAATACCGTATTGTTTTGAGGAACAAGCTACTTTTGCATACTACTGTAAATTaacctttgtttttgtttttaaacagGGGATTGGTTTGCCTCATGACGTTCAACCTGTTAGCCTACTTGGGTGGAAATTGCCAGAAAGAAACCCCACTTTGCCTAATTAACTGACTGGGCAGGAGATCCTGCTGGTTAATCAGCTTTAACAGTTGCATAATAACATAACAATCTGGAAACTCACACTATTGGATATGTGCACTTTTAAAACCCTTGTAATCTCCCTTCAAGGTGTTAAACTTTTCAGAAATGTGCATCCTCATTAAGCCTAGTCCTATTGCACATGTGTCTGATGTCACAAGTCTGGCAATGTGACCCCACTCCACCCTCCAAACAGGCTACAACTCGTGGATCTATCTAGAATGCAATGGCATAGCCTAATATGGGGAGATATTTAACATTGCTTTTATGTTTAATTATTAAAGTTATTTATAGTCTCAATAACACAATGCAGTGACCGCTGGGTCTTCCATTCAGTGCTTCCATCGTTTACATCAATTTACATTGTGAGGGGCTTCAATAGCCTACTTGGCCACAGAGGTAGTCCTATATCAGCTAGTAGGCTAGCCTAGAAGAGACCTAGATACGATACACAAGCATTTCAacatgcaataacatctgctaaatatgtgtatgtgaccaatacaatttgatttggaggAATTTATAGAAGATGAAGTCAGTGAATAGCTCCTGTCATTCTCTCTGATAAATAGGCTCTGTTTGTCTGATGTAGGATGAGACACATTTAAGACTACCAAAAGTATACCTTCATCTCAATAGGTGGCCTACTGTACATGCAAGGATAAACccttcagttctgcacacacagAAGTGACAATAGGCATTTGTTTTAGTATGGTGGAAGGTGCACAAGATGGGTCTGGAGAAACCACCAAGGCTGTGTCACTGCTCACCTGTGAGAATGTAGGAGGAGCACAATGAAATGCAAATGCCTCAACAATGGGCATCAATTTACACAGACCCTGtaaactacacactgacacagtcGCACAGTATCTTCGTACAGGTGATGCTGGGCCAACCAGGCCTGTGTCAATACATAAGTGAGGTGATATCAGCAAAAATACACTTAGAAGCTTTATATAAAGCTGAGCTCATGTTTTAATAAAATAGGCCTAATATTGAAACTTGAGAACCTGATAAGTACTATAATTGGCTTTGctaaaaaaaatattcaaattaaatcaaaatcaaatcaaatgttattggtcacatgcacatagcAGATGTGATTGAAGGTGTAGAGAAATGCTGGCCCCACATGTTTATCCACGCAACTAAGTTGTTTGCTTGTCTGCTGACGAGGACAGTGAATTTCCACTTCGTCGTTTTTTAGGTCGAGGAAATACATTTCCGCTTATTGACATATGAACTACGTTTCCCGTAATGCTTCTCGTTTCTGAATTTACGTACTTTGTGTGACAGGCTGTCATGCGCAGAAGTTTTGACCTACGGTACACAGTCGCAGGAGAACATGGCAGCTTTAGGACTCGGGCTGCAGGTATGACTTTCTAAAAAACAAGAATGTTATGCGATCTACGGCTCTGTTTTTAATTTGAGAATGTATTTAGATTATTAACAAGGACAAAACAGATCAATGTGTATTGTTTTGATATCGGTAGAATGTGTTTTCAACACAGAATACGCGAGGCCTTGCATGCTGGCATGAACTTGACAAGCCCGCTGGCAAGCTAACGACAGCCGGCTAACTTCATCAACATTGTTAGGTACCTGGCTGGATAGCTATCTACGTTTGTTGGGCATTTTCCTACGAACCGATGGCATTACTGTTAAATATTGTCCAACGTCCATAAGACAGAGTTATTATTATCGCCATGCGAATGACAACTTTATTGTAGAAAATGTGGTCAAGCAAACCAACACTAACTTCCTAAGGCACTCCAGATGTCACTTATGAAGATAGTCATTGGTTGATTACGATCTCTTTCCTTCTGCAGGTGCGTAAGTTAAGCACTTCAGTTCTTCGACAAGCTTTGATCAGGGTAAGAATAAATGAAGTACTGCCCATGTCCTCTGATCAGTGTAATATTAAGTCAATGACGCACGCCACAGCTTGAGTAATGTCATTGGCTTTGTGATTCAAATAAATAGTTGTTTTATAGCTTATTTTTGTGTCCGTTTTCTATTCTAGCCCCCCATCGACGTGTATGGGGTTGGAGGCCGCTATGCCACAGccctgttctctgctgccagcAAGCAGAAGAAACTGGAACaagtagagaaggagatgggCACGTTGTCAGTAAGTTATCCACTGCACCTCTGTCTCCTGTCTTAGTCCTCAGTCTGGCCACAAGTGTGTAATGTTTATACACTCTATTAACTTTGGCATggctattcaactcttaccctacgaggtacGGAGCCtgttggttttctgttctaccttgaGATTAATACGCAGTGGAGctggcttcaaggtccagagttgagtttgagggaactgtgttacctttatttaactaggcaagtcagttaagaacaaactcttatctacaatgacggcctacaccgaccAAACAGacgatgctgggtcaattgtgcgacgccctatgggactcccaatcacagccagttgtgggAAACCATACATTTGTCTGTTTGGCACTGTCTGTGGCCACAATATACTTTTTGACCAGCTTTCTTTCTATTTCTGTCTTTTCCTTCTCTGTCAGTCTCTGATCAAGGACCCCAAGCTGTCCAGTATCGTGATGAACCCCCATGTCAAGCGCAGCCTCAAGCTGAAGTACTTCGGTGCTGCCATGACTAAGGCAAATCTCTCCCCAATCACAGTTAACCTCATCAG
The Salvelinus fontinalis isolate EN_2023a chromosome 23, ASM2944872v1, whole genome shotgun sequence genome window above contains:
- the LOC129821013 gene encoding ATP synthase subunit O, mitochondrial-like encodes the protein MAALGLGLQVRKLSTSVLRQALIRPPIDVYGVGGRYATALFSAASKQKKLEQVEKEMGTLSSLIKDPKLSSIVMNPHVKRSLKLKYFGAAMTKANLSPITVNLITVLADNGRLTLTADVIGAFAKMMSAHRGEVICTVTTAHPLDEANLADLKVALNGFLTKGETLILETKSDTSILGGMIVSIGDKYVDMSTKTKIHKLTKIIRDS